In a single window of the Gossypium hirsutum isolate 1008001.06 chromosome D02, Gossypium_hirsutum_v2.1, whole genome shotgun sequence genome:
- the LOC107887854 gene encoding probable apyrase 7 isoform X2, whose translation MDRVLSKVSLLLRQFILKQTSIEDVVGLCQMKGNNVQSRDLIVNIDYELDDLTKGPLAKQSCHYHCMQTEPGLHKFVGNGSGVRASLEPLIAWAEQRVPHERHGHTPIIILATAGLRRLVARDAKQVLDDIEIVIREHSFVYTKNSIRVLTGKEEAYYGWVALNYKMGSLGNSSKASTFGLLDLGGSSLQVVVEVSDKNDNGNVITSNIGSTNHKILAFSLPAFGLNEAFDRTVIMLSQNQTYGRNASNRFELRHPCFSSNFVQNYTCPGCAMLNISDGMENSETQMHRTQFSSTYLIGDLNWEQCKELVRAAAMNHSGSDWSQQFVDRNCEANSSPNGGNDMLKLTSIVHHSGRFHALSGFFVVYMLNLSPRASVTEIWKKGEQLCSSSLTEWNIDFQRKK comes from the exons ATGGATCGGGTTCTTTCGAAAGTCAGTTTATTATTAAG ACAATTTATACTGAAACAAACAAGCATAGAAGATGTGGTTGGTCTTTGTCAAATGAAGGGAAATAATGTACAATCGAGGGATTTGATAGTGAACATTGATTATGAACTAG ATGATTTGACCAAGGGTCCACTTGCAAAACAATCTTGCCACTATCATTGCATGCAGACCGAGCCTGGTTTACACAAATTTGTTGGTAATGGTTCAGGAGTGAGGGCGTCTTTAGAACCGTTGATTGCATGGGCAGAACAAAGGGTACCTCATGAAAGACATGGACATactcccattattattttagctaCTGCTGGATTGAGAAGATTGGTAGCCAGGGATGCTAAGCAGGTACTGGATGATATAGAGATTGTTATAAGGGAACATTCTTTTGTGTATACTAAGAACTCAATAAGGGTTCTGACAGGGAAAGAAGAGGCCTACTATGGTTGGGTTGCTCTGAACTATAAAATGGGTAGCCTTGGAAATTCCTCCAAAGCATCTACCTTTGGACTTCTCGATCTAGGAGGTTCATCGTTGCAGGTTGTGGTGGAAGTATCTGACAAGAATGACAATGGAAATGTCATCACGTCAAATATTGGTTCAACTAATCATAAGATTTTAGCATTCTCATTACCAGCATTTGGTTTGAATGAGGCATTTGATCGGACAGTCATCATGCTCAGTCAAAATCAAACATATGGGCGAAATGCCTCTAACAGATTTGAACTCAGGCACCCTTGTTTCAGTTCTAATTTTGTGCAAAATTACACTTGCCCTGGTTGTGCTATGCTGAACATAAGTGATGGTATGGAAAATTCTGAAACTCAGATGCATAGAACTCAGTTTTCTTCGACATATTTGATTGGAGACCTAAATTGGGAGCAATGCAAGGAGCTTGTGAGGGCAGCTGCAATGAACCATAGTGGTTCAGATTGGTCACAACAATTTGTTGATAGAAACTGTGAAGCAAATTCATCTCCTAATGGTG GTAACGATATGCTAAAATTGACATCTATTGTCCATCATAGTGGACGCTTTCATGCATTATCTGGGTTTTTTGTTGTTTACATGTTAAACTTGAGTCCAAGGGCCAGTGTGACAGAGATTTGGAAGAAGGGTGAGCAGTTATGTTCATCATCATTGACCGAGTGGAACATTGATTTCCAAAGAAAAAAGTAG
- the LOC107887854 gene encoding probable apyrase 7 isoform X1: MDRVLSKVSLLLRQFILKQTSIEDVVGLCQMKGNNVQSRDLIVNIDYELVDCGSTGTRVNVFEWEKGGLISDNLPSLLHSYPDDLTKGPLAKQSCHYHCMQTEPGLHKFVGNGSGVRASLEPLIAWAEQRVPHERHGHTPIIILATAGLRRLVARDAKQVLDDIEIVIREHSFVYTKNSIRVLTGKEEAYYGWVALNYKMGSLGNSSKASTFGLLDLGGSSLQVVVEVSDKNDNGNVITSNIGSTNHKILAFSLPAFGLNEAFDRTVIMLSQNQTYGRNASNRFELRHPCFSSNFVQNYTCPGCAMLNISDGMENSETQMHRTQFSSTYLIGDLNWEQCKELVRAAAMNHSGSDWSQQFVDRNCEANSSPNGGNDMLKLTSIVHHSGRFHALSGFFVVYMLNLSPRASVTEIWKKGEQLCSSSLTEWNIDFQRKK, encoded by the exons ATGGATCGGGTTCTTTCGAAAGTCAGTTTATTATTAAG ACAATTTATACTGAAACAAACAAGCATAGAAGATGTGGTTGGTCTTTGTCAAATGAAGGGAAATAATGTACAATCGAGGGATTTGATAGTGAACATTGATTATGAACTAG tggactgtggaagCACTGGAACACGAGTGAACGTTTTCGAGTGGGAAAAAGGGGGTTTAATCAGTGACAATCTGCCGTCTTTGTTGCATTCTTATCCAGATGATTTGACCAAGGGTCCACTTGCAAAACAATCTTGCCACTATCATTGCATGCAGACCGAGCCTGGTTTACACAAATTTGTTGGTAATGGTTCAGGAGTGAGGGCGTCTTTAGAACCGTTGATTGCATGGGCAGAACAAAGGGTACCTCATGAAAGACATGGACATactcccattattattttagctaCTGCTGGATTGAGAAGATTGGTAGCCAGGGATGCTAAGCAGGTACTGGATGATATAGAGATTGTTATAAGGGAACATTCTTTTGTGTATACTAAGAACTCAATAAGGGTTCTGACAGGGAAAGAAGAGGCCTACTATGGTTGGGTTGCTCTGAACTATAAAATGGGTAGCCTTGGAAATTCCTCCAAAGCATCTACCTTTGGACTTCTCGATCTAGGAGGTTCATCGTTGCAGGTTGTGGTGGAAGTATCTGACAAGAATGACAATGGAAATGTCATCACGTCAAATATTGGTTCAACTAATCATAAGATTTTAGCATTCTCATTACCAGCATTTGGTTTGAATGAGGCATTTGATCGGACAGTCATCATGCTCAGTCAAAATCAAACATATGGGCGAAATGCCTCTAACAGATTTGAACTCAGGCACCCTTGTTTCAGTTCTAATTTTGTGCAAAATTACACTTGCCCTGGTTGTGCTATGCTGAACATAAGTGATGGTATGGAAAATTCTGAAACTCAGATGCATAGAACTCAGTTTTCTTCGACATATTTGATTGGAGACCTAAATTGGGAGCAATGCAAGGAGCTTGTGAGGGCAGCTGCAATGAACCATAGTGGTTCAGATTGGTCACAACAATTTGTTGATAGAAACTGTGAAGCAAATTCATCTCCTAATGGTG GTAACGATATGCTAAAATTGACATCTATTGTCCATCATAGTGGACGCTTTCATGCATTATCTGGGTTTTTTGTTGTTTACATGTTAAACTTGAGTCCAAGGGCCAGTGTGACAGAGATTTGGAAGAAGGGTGAGCAGTTATGTTCATCATCATTGACCGAGTGGAACATTGATTTCCAAAGAAAAAAGTAG
- the LOC107887127 gene encoding heme-binding protein 2 yields the protein MAKAPRLKITVINLLCLVVLCGATESPQYEVVHAESDFEIRHYRDATWMSATVNELSFQKATLFGFHRLFQFIQGANLNYSRVAMTAPVVTSLVPGAGPLHSLAYVVRFYLPAKFQDSPPTPLPELNLKPYAWDSHYVAVRKFSGFATDDIVVKQAAKLATSLSLSPWANATSATHYTYSIAQYDPPFRFFGRTNEVWVDVDASRFAGKASF from the exons atggcgAAAGCTCCAAGGTTGAAGATAACAGTGATAAACTTGCTATGTTTGGTGGTGCTCTGCGGGGCAACTGAATCGCCACAGTACGAGGTGGTACACGCTGAATCCGATTTCGAAATCAGACACTACCGGGACGCCACGTGGATGTCTGCAACCGTTAACGAACTTTCCTTCCAAAAAGCCACCTTATTTGGGTTTCACAG ATTATTCCAGTTTATACAAGGTGCGAATCTGAATTATTCTCGGGTAGCCATGACAGCGCCGGTGGTGACGAGCCTAGTCCCGGGAGCTGGGCCACTTCACTCATTAGCCTATGTTGTCCGATTTTACTTGCCTGCCAAGTTCCAGGACAGTCCACCAACCCCACTTCCGGAGCTAAACCTGAAACCTTACGCATGGGATTCTCACTATGTTGCTGTGAGAAAGTTCTCAGGATTTGCTACGGATGATATTGTGGTCAAACAGGCTGCGAAGCTGGCTACTAGTCTGAGCTTGTCTCCATGGGCTAACGCTACATCTGCTACACACTACACTTACTCTATTGCTCAGTATGATCCTCCCTTCAGGTTTTTTGGCCGGACCAATGAAGTGTGGGTGGATGTTGATGCCTCTCGTTTTGCTGGAAAAGCATCCTTTTGA